One Desulfosoma caldarium DNA segment encodes these proteins:
- a CDS encoding ATP-grasp domain-containing protein, which yields MVNKRVSLGKRLRHCPSVDCVGVQPNWMDYPKEVRERIAESSIVYYPSRLYEDLFRSLGKRVFPQNYYGFMGHKIRQTALFQLLDVPHPRTKLYYGSNRAKRIERDFPYPFVAKKPVGSSQGEGVWLVRTPKDLESYLSAHHPAYIQEYLPIDRDLRVVLIAQQVVHAYWRKAPAGEFRNNVSRGGSIDFENIPQEALDFARWTATVCRFDEVGLDICFAHGRWWVLEANMVYGLEGFRRRGLDIYAIFRSLDEGGAL from the coding sequence ATGGTGAATAAACGTGTGTCTTTGGGAAAGCGCCTGCGACACTGCCCTTCCGTGGACTGTGTGGGCGTACAGCCCAACTGGATGGATTATCCCAAAGAGGTCCGCGAACGAATCGCAGAAAGCTCCATCGTCTATTACCCCAGTCGGCTCTACGAAGACCTCTTTCGCTCCTTGGGCAAGAGAGTTTTTCCTCAGAACTATTACGGCTTTATGGGCCATAAGATTCGCCAGACCGCCCTGTTTCAGCTCCTGGATGTACCGCACCCTCGAACCAAGCTCTATTACGGCTCCAACCGCGCCAAACGCATAGAACGGGATTTTCCCTATCCCTTTGTCGCCAAGAAGCCCGTGGGATCCTCACAGGGTGAAGGGGTTTGGCTGGTGCGCACGCCAAAGGATCTGGAATCCTACCTGTCGGCGCATCATCCGGCCTACATTCAAGAATACCTTCCCATCGACAGGGATCTTCGCGTGGTGCTCATTGCCCAGCAGGTGGTGCATGCCTACTGGCGAAAGGCTCCGGCCGGAGAGTTCCGGAACAATGTATCCCGAGGTGGTTCCATCGATTTCGAAAACATTCCGCAAGAAGCTCTGGATTTTGCCCGATGGACGGCCACCGTGTGCCGTTTTGATGAAGTGGGTCTGGACATCTGTTTTGCCCACGGTCGCTGGTGGGTTTTGGAAGCCAATATGGTCTACGGGCTGGAAGGATTTCGACGCCGAGGGCTTGATATTTACGCCATTTTTCGATCCTTGGACGAAGGAGGGGCCCTGTGA